DNA from Verrucomicrobiia bacterium:
TAATGGGCAGGATCATGATGGCAATAATAATCCCGCCCGCCAGCATGCTGACCCCGTAAATTGGCCCCTGGAACAGAGGCAGAAAACCCAGCGTGTGACGCAGCCAGGCAAACAGATGCGTCCGGCACCAGGGCACCATGACAAAAATGCCCCACAAGCCCAGGATCACGCTGGGCACTGCGGCGAGCAGTTCGATAAAGAGCCTCAGCACCTGGCGAGCCCATGGCGGCGCTACTTCGGTAAGGTAAACGGCTGTGGCGATGCTCAGCGGCACTGCGATCAACAAGGCAACCGCCGAGGAAACCAGCGTCCCGAAAATAAACGGTAGCGCGCCGAATTGTTCGCTTACCGGGTCCCAATTGGAACTGGCAATAAAGCGCCAGCCGAACTTTCGGATAGCGAGCTGCGAGCCGTGGGCCAGCTCGTAGCCGATGAGCCCAATCAGCACGAATATCGATAGTGCCATCAGGAGCGTCAGCCACTTAAAGGACTGGTCGCCCAAGGCGCGGCCCGGCACGGTTTGGGGTTTGGTAAATAATCGGGTATCAGTCGCGAGGTTCATTAGTATTTGATTGTCGCGATGCGCTGGAGCACCCGGGCTTTCAACCCCTCCGGCAGCGGCGCGTAATCGAGCGCTGCAGCCATGGCTTCTCCCTTGCGCATGGCCCACTGGAGA
Protein-coding regions in this window:
- the pstC gene encoding phosphate ABC transporter permease subunit PstC, with the translated sequence MNLATDTRLFTKPQTVPGRALGDQSFKWLTLLMALSIFVLIGLIGYELAHGSQLAIRKFGWRFIASSNWDPVSEQFGALPFIFGTLVSSAVALLIAVPLSIATAVYLTEVAPPWARQVLRLFIELLAAVPSVILGLWGIFVMVPWCRTHLFAWLRHTLGFLPLFQGPIYGVSMLAGGIIIAIMILPIITSVSSEILRAVPGLQREAAYALGATPWEVTRIAVLSYAKKGLFGAIILGLGRALGETMAVTMVIGNRPEIAASLFAPGYTLASVVANEFTEATTDMYLSALFEIGLVLLGVTVLVNALAQVLLKTFAGPSLRQQP